In Nitrospira sp., a single genomic region encodes these proteins:
- a CDS encoding heme peroxidase family protein: MPPANRFHLANRSHFVSALLATMVGCSTIAAVAPFTAMSADSLFLKEPRQPSRSDDSFIRMFPGLPPFAPATDEMRDKAKKVGEAGGILDAKDLLTDPIQSITNPAVFSPNNPDNPNMTAGVTFLGQFIDHDLTLDLKSPLLQNSDPGRTTNFRTAAFDLDSVYGAGPQGSPELYDRSSGDIKMRIEAIPGSEAVSRKGAVRYDVPRDANNNAVIGDSRNDENIVISQFHLAMLRFHNAVIDNLRAKPLLAKAPPDRIFQMAQRMVQWHYQWIVLHEFLPMTIGQDRVDDILRRGTRFYNGDDVRFRNLRGSPQIPVEFSVAAYRFGHSQVRPSYRTNFGPDGGNPVFVFIFDDSNDPNDPDPADMRGGKRAARRFIDWQTFFNFGDGNFRSNKRIDAKLSTPLMHLLGSRGPAPGMPQDGEQSLASRNLMRHVNSGLPSGQAIARLMGVQVLTPAQLTELQPYNMDRSTPLWYYVLKEAQLLEEGVRMGPVGGRIVGEVFIGLLKADRSSYLAADRNWKPTLPSATAGDFKVTDLLRFAGVVPPLN; encoded by the coding sequence ATGCCGCCTGCAAATCGATTCCATCTCGCCAACCGATCCCATTTCGTGTCCGCTCTGCTGGCCACCATGGTCGGATGCTCGACCATCGCGGCCGTGGCGCCGTTCACGGCGATGTCTGCAGACTCGCTCTTCTTGAAAGAGCCGAGACAGCCGTCGCGCTCCGATGACTCGTTCATCCGCATGTTTCCGGGTCTTCCACCCTTCGCCCCCGCTACCGACGAAATGCGGGACAAGGCGAAGAAGGTCGGCGAGGCGGGCGGCATTCTGGATGCGAAGGATCTGTTGACCGATCCGATCCAATCAATCACGAACCCGGCCGTGTTCAGCCCGAATAATCCAGACAATCCCAACATGACGGCGGGCGTCACCTTTCTCGGTCAGTTCATCGACCATGACCTGACGCTCGATCTCAAGTCGCCGTTGCTGCAAAACAGCGATCCCGGACGCACGACGAATTTCCGCACCGCCGCCTTCGACCTCGACAGCGTGTACGGCGCGGGTCCGCAGGGTTCACCGGAACTGTACGATCGCAGTTCCGGCGACATCAAGATGCGCATCGAAGCGATACCCGGATCGGAAGCGGTATCGCGCAAAGGAGCGGTCCGCTACGATGTGCCGCGCGATGCCAACAACAATGCCGTCATCGGCGACAGTCGAAACGACGAAAACATCGTCATCAGCCAATTTCACCTGGCGATGCTGCGCTTTCACAACGCCGTGATCGACAATCTGCGCGCGAAGCCGCTGCTGGCAAAGGCCCCCCCGGACCGCATTTTTCAAATGGCGCAGCGCATGGTCCAGTGGCACTATCAATGGATCGTGCTCCATGAATTTCTTCCGATGACCATCGGACAGGATCGGGTGGACGACATCCTACGGCGCGGCACGAGATTCTATAACGGCGACGATGTGCGGTTCAGAAATCTACGCGGCAGCCCGCAGATCCCGGTGGAATTCTCGGTGGCGGCCTATCGATTCGGCCATTCCCAAGTTCGTCCGAGCTACCGCACCAACTTCGGGCCGGACGGCGGGAATCCGGTGTTCGTCTTCATCTTCGACGACAGCAACGATCCGAACGATCCGGATCCGGCCGACATGCGCGGAGGCAAGCGGGCCGCCCGCCGCTTCATCGACTGGCAGACCTTCTTTAATTTCGGAGACGGCAACTTCCGCTCGAACAAGCGCATCGACGCCAAATTGTCTACGCCGCTGATGCACCTGCTGGGATCACGGGGTCCGGCTCCCGGCATGCCGCAGGACGGGGAACAATCGCTGGCGTCCCGCAATCTGATGCGACACGTCAACTCCGGACTGCCGTCCGGGCAGGCTATCGCCCGGCTCATGGGGGTGCAGGTGCTCACACCGGCCCAGCTGACTGAATTGCAGCCATATAACATGGATCGAAGCACGCCGCTTTGGTACTACGTGCTCAAGGAGGCTCAACTCCTGGAAGAGGGAGTTCGGATGGGACCGGTGGGAGGACGGATCGTGGGAGAAGTGTTCATCGGCCTGCTCAAGGCGGATCGCAGTTCATATCTGGCGGCGGATCGGAACTGGAAGCCGACCTTGCCGTCTGCGACGGCCGGCGACTTCAAAGTCACCGACCTCCTCCGGTTTGCCGGCGTGGTACCGCCCTTGAACTAA
- a CDS encoding M67 family metallopeptidase, whose product MHDLTVPQPILDELVEHARTLDPYECCGFLAGTGKTVSRMYRIKNVVGLEGAADAAAFDEAKVRHLSRLSPEERAEIAFIMDAREMFQAVKDIRNSGLTLQAVYHSHPHDPARPSVTDIKIAEDWEENWARLNLALPLYLLISLQDKAHPDIRAYWITRGRVTPAVLSPSP is encoded by the coding sequence GTGCACGATTTAACCGTTCCCCAGCCTATCCTCGACGAACTCGTGGAGCATGCGCGAACGCTGGACCCCTATGAATGCTGCGGGTTTCTGGCCGGGACGGGGAAGACCGTCAGCCGCATGTACCGCATCAAGAATGTCGTCGGCCTCGAAGGCGCCGCCGATGCCGCCGCCTTCGACGAAGCCAAAGTCCGACACCTGTCCCGGCTCTCTCCGGAAGAACGCGCCGAGATCGCCTTCATCATGGATGCGCGAGAGATGTTCCAGGCCGTCAAGGACATCAGGAACAGCGGTCTGACGCTCCAAGCGGTCTATCACTCCCATCCCCATGATCCAGCCAGGCCGTCCGTCACGGACATCAAAATCGCCGAGGACTGGGAAGAGAACTGGGCGCGCCTGAACCTCGCGCTCCCCCTGTATCTGTTGATTTCACTGCAAGATAAGGCTCATCCGGACATCCGCGCCTATTGGATCACGCGGGGGCGCGTCACCCCGGCCGTGCTCTCCCCCTCCCCCTGA
- the thrC gene encoding threonine synthase, translating into MAKMKALTCRECGKEYPTKAIHVCEMCFGPLEVKYNYDEIKKTVSRQKIEAGPRSMWRYADLLPVEGPAFLGSHAGFTPLVRAKNLGAYLGLDELYIKNDTVNHPTLSFKDRVVAVALTRARELGFETVACASTGNLANSVAAHAAAAGMRCYVFIPGDLEAAKVLGNLIYKPNVVEIEGNYDDVNRLCSEIAGEHGWAFVNINIRPYYAEGSKTLAFETVEQLGWRTPDQVVIPMASGSLLTKIWKGLHEMKALGLIDEVRTRINGAQAEGCSPISTAFKAGRDFFKPVKPKTIAKSLAIGNPADGYYALKATAESKGAMDMVSDEEVVDGIKLLAQTEGIFAETAGGVTIGVLRKLVKQGTIKKSDVTVAYITGNGLKTQEAVIDAVGRPVRISPSLVAFEKTFKMGKNGGDA; encoded by the coding sequence ATGGCCAAGATGAAAGCGTTGACGTGCCGCGAGTGCGGCAAGGAGTATCCGACCAAAGCGATCCACGTCTGCGAGATGTGCTTCGGTCCGCTCGAAGTGAAATACAACTACGACGAGATCAAGAAGACCGTGTCGCGGCAGAAGATCGAGGCGGGACCGCGCAGCATGTGGCGTTATGCCGATTTGCTGCCGGTGGAAGGCCCCGCCTTCCTCGGGTCTCATGCGGGCTTCACGCCGTTGGTGCGGGCGAAGAATCTCGGAGCCTATCTCGGGCTGGACGAGCTGTACATCAAGAACGACACGGTGAATCACCCCACCCTGTCGTTCAAGGATCGCGTCGTCGCGGTCGCGTTGACGCGCGCGCGCGAGCTGGGCTTCGAAACCGTGGCCTGCGCGTCGACCGGCAATCTTGCAAACTCGGTGGCGGCCCATGCCGCCGCGGCCGGCATGCGTTGCTATGTCTTCATCCCCGGCGATTTGGAAGCGGCCAAGGTGCTCGGGAACCTGATCTACAAGCCGAATGTGGTCGAGATCGAGGGTAACTACGACGATGTCAACCGGCTGTGCAGCGAAATCGCCGGTGAACACGGCTGGGCCTTCGTCAACATCAACATCCGTCCGTATTATGCGGAAGGGTCGAAAACGCTGGCCTTCGAAACGGTGGAACAGCTCGGCTGGCGCACGCCGGACCAGGTCGTGATTCCGATGGCCTCGGGCTCGCTCCTGACCAAGATTTGGAAGGGGCTCCATGAGATGAAGGCGCTCGGGCTCATCGACGAGGTCCGGACCAGGATCAACGGGGCTCAAGCGGAAGGCTGCTCGCCGATTTCGACGGCATTCAAGGCCGGACGGGACTTTTTCAAACCGGTGAAACCCAAGACGATCGCCAAGTCGCTGGCGATCGGCAACCCGGCCGACGGCTACTACGCCTTGAAAGCCACGGCGGAAAGCAAAGGCGCCATGGACATGGTGTCCGACGAGGAAGTGGTGGACGGCATCAAGCTGCTGGCCCAGACCGAAGGTATTTTCGCCGAGACGGCGGGCGGCGTCACGATCGGGGTCCTGCGAAAGCTCGTCAAACAGGGCACGATCAAGAAGTCCGACGTGACGGTGGCCTATATTACCGGCAACGGTCTCAAGACCCAGGAAGCCGTGATCGACGCCGTGGGCCGGCCGGTTCGGATTTCTCCGAGTTTGGTGGCTTTTGAAAAGACGTTCAAGATGGGGAAAAATGGTGGTGACGCATGA
- a CDS encoding NIL domain-containing protein → MSNMRFHIRFPEEKIKEPVIYQIGREFKVITNVRRADVRETTGWMDLELTGETAEIERAVDGLRKKGVVVDPIELNVVE, encoded by the coding sequence ATGTCCAACATGCGCTTTCATATCCGTTTTCCGGAAGAGAAGATTAAGGAACCGGTCATCTATCAGATCGGCCGGGAGTTCAAAGTGATCACGAACGTCCGGCGCGCCGATGTCCGTGAAACGACCGGGTGGATGGACCTCGAGCTGACCGGCGAGACCGCCGAGATCGAACGCGCGGTCGACGGGCTTCGCAAAAAAGGCGTCGTCGTCGATCCGATCGAGTTGAACGTCGTGGAATGA
- the moeB gene encoding molybdopterin-synthase adenylyltransferase MoeB, with amino-acid sequence MEFTEEQINRYSRHILLPEVGGKGQKKLAKARILLVGAGGLGSPAALYLAAAGVGRLGLVDSDVVDVTNLQRQILHHTPDIGRPKVLSGKEKIQGLNPDVAVTMYEERLTAGNAAKIFQDYDVVIDGVDNFTAKFLINDACFFADKPLVHGGILRFDGRVTTIVPRKSACYRCVFKNPPPPGLVASCQEAGVIGVLAGVIGTIQATEALKLVLGIGRPLTDRLLDFDARKTQFREIKVKRNPACALCGEHPTITELSDEGDPFAGCAVRP; translated from the coding sequence ATGGAATTCACCGAAGAACAAATCAACCGATACAGCCGCCACATTCTTCTGCCGGAGGTTGGCGGGAAGGGTCAGAAGAAACTCGCCAAGGCGCGGATTCTCCTGGTCGGCGCCGGCGGCCTCGGATCGCCAGCGGCCCTCTATCTGGCGGCGGCGGGAGTCGGCAGGCTGGGGCTGGTCGACAGCGACGTGGTGGACGTCACGAACCTCCAGCGCCAGATTCTGCACCATACGCCCGATATCGGACGCCCCAAGGTCCTGTCGGGAAAGGAAAAGATCCAAGGCCTCAATCCCGACGTGGCCGTGACGATGTACGAGGAGCGGTTGACGGCGGGCAATGCCGCCAAGATTTTCCAAGACTACGACGTGGTGATCGACGGCGTGGACAACTTTACGGCGAAGTTCCTGATCAACGACGCCTGTTTCTTTGCCGATAAACCGTTGGTGCACGGGGGGATTCTGCGCTTCGATGGGCGCGTCACGACCATCGTGCCGCGAAAATCCGCCTGTTACCGTTGCGTGTTCAAGAATCCTCCGCCGCCCGGGTTGGTGGCCTCTTGCCAAGAGGCCGGCGTCATCGGCGTGCTGGCCGGCGTGATCGGTACGATTCAAGCGACGGAGGCGCTGAAACTCGTGTTGGGCATCGGTCGCCCGTTGACCGATCGCCTGCTCGATTTCGATGCGCGCAAGACGCAGTTCAGGGAGATCAAGGTGAAGCGCAATCCCGCGTGCGCCTTGTGCGGCGAGCATCCGACGATCACGGAATTGTCCGACGAGGGGGATCCGTTCGCGGGCTGTGCGGTTCGACCGTAA
- a CDS encoding NAD(P)/FAD-dependent oxidoreductase — protein MAEQVEETDVAVVGAGGGGAVLALALAQKGIRTVVVDQAPGPPQGLRGEILQPNGQAVLDRLGVLQSLPAEATRSVRHFHFCRAGGRRLCTVDYGDLPAPFNRAIVTLPNVAHHAIVAAVERQPSVSLRYRTSFAGILSKDTRVTGLRCEGPDGARTISAKVVVGADGAFSKVREALAIPASVHVYREGYLIAIIETEQELTDSFYYVGHRQILGMFPAAGKKVYLFYMIPGGSIDAVKQRGIPALQQTWSAIAPNFAALFNGLTDWNQTAYMPTGRVTTPTWVRNGAVLIGDAAHAMNPHASQGRMQAMVDAMTLADLLPDCLRDDDCSSQRLRAYEIARRPQVTMLQRLADQQVFYWNTGNPAIAFLRDRVFRTLDKNARLRYQVLSTTAGLRTTEPFTLLDRVIAAGFLPDFRAGHPPAIPHNGGP, from the coding sequence ATGGCCGAGCAGGTTGAAGAAACCGATGTGGCCGTAGTGGGAGCCGGCGGGGGAGGGGCGGTCCTCGCCCTGGCCCTGGCACAGAAGGGGATCCGCACCGTCGTCGTGGATCAGGCGCCGGGACCGCCGCAGGGTCTCCGGGGCGAGATCCTGCAACCGAACGGGCAGGCGGTGTTGGACCGGCTCGGCGTCCTGCAATCGTTACCGGCCGAGGCCACCAGGTCCGTGCGGCATTTCCATTTCTGCCGCGCGGGCGGCCGACGACTCTGCACGGTCGACTACGGCGATTTGCCGGCGCCCTTCAACCGCGCCATCGTCACGCTTCCGAACGTGGCGCACCATGCCATCGTCGCGGCCGTCGAACGACAGCCCAGCGTCAGTCTCCGATACCGGACGTCCTTTGCCGGCATCCTGTCGAAGGATACCCGTGTCACCGGCCTGAGATGCGAAGGTCCCGACGGGGCGCGGACCATCAGCGCGAAGGTCGTCGTCGGCGCCGACGGGGCGTTTTCGAAAGTGCGCGAGGCGCTGGCGATTCCGGCCTCGGTGCATGTCTACCGCGAAGGCTATCTGATCGCCATCATCGAGACCGAGCAGGAACTCACGGATTCGTTCTACTACGTCGGACACCGACAAATTCTGGGCATGTTTCCCGCCGCAGGCAAAAAGGTTTACCTGTTTTACATGATTCCGGGCGGGTCGATCGACGCCGTGAAACAGCGCGGGATTCCGGCGTTGCAGCAGACGTGGAGCGCCATCGCCCCGAATTTTGCCGCTTTGTTCAACGGGCTGACCGACTGGAATCAAACCGCCTACATGCCGACGGGACGGGTGACGACGCCGACCTGGGTCCGAAACGGAGCCGTCCTCATCGGCGATGCGGCTCATGCGATGAACCCGCATGCCTCGCAGGGGCGGATGCAGGCCATGGTCGACGCCATGACCCTGGCCGACCTGCTTCCGGATTGTCTCCGCGACGACGACTGTTCGTCGCAGCGCCTGCGCGCCTACGAGATCGCGCGCCGACCTCAGGTCACCATGCTGCAGCGGCTGGCCGACCAGCAAGTCTTCTACTGGAACACCGGCAATCCCGCCATCGCCTTTCTGCGGGACCGCGTGTTCCGGACGTTGGACAAAAACGCGCGCCTGCGGTATCAAGTTCTTTCGACGACCGCCGGCCTCCGGACGACGGAACCGTTCACGCTCCTCGATCGCGTCATCGCCGCGGGTTTTCTTCCGGATTTTCGCGCTGGTCATCCCCCGGCCATCCCCCACAACGGAGGACCATGA
- a CDS encoding TPM domain-containing protein, with product MMHKLLLILAALMLLLGTASGSTSARPYDRPTVKLPDPMGYVSDHAQILDADWKARIRSVCQDLERKTGVEMVVVTVPTIKPFGSANEYAGALYEKWGIGSTQQEHGILVLLAVDERQAAMTLGRQMLPVITPAVMNHVGSEYLHPAVERGHFDEGLYRTVVALASASQEVRTGALSKTHYRKLGIWITILTSLGALLFLWWISRPDLRHPYRRIRKAEYWGTGQGGFGGNWGGFGGGTSGEGYT from the coding sequence ATGATGCACAAGCTTCTCCTGATCCTGGCTGCGCTCATGCTGCTCCTTGGAACGGCCTCGGGGTCGACCTCGGCCCGCCCCTATGACCGGCCGACGGTCAAACTGCCGGATCCGATGGGCTATGTCAGCGATCACGCCCAAATTCTGGATGCAGATTGGAAAGCGAGAATCCGATCGGTCTGCCAGGACCTCGAGCGAAAGACCGGTGTGGAGATGGTCGTCGTGACCGTTCCGACGATCAAGCCATTCGGCTCGGCCAACGAATACGCCGGCGCGCTGTACGAAAAATGGGGCATCGGCTCGACCCAGCAGGAACACGGTATTCTCGTTCTCCTGGCCGTCGACGAGCGGCAGGCGGCCATGACACTCGGAAGGCAGATGTTGCCGGTCATTACGCCCGCTGTGATGAACCATGTCGGCAGCGAGTATCTCCATCCGGCTGTGGAACGGGGACATTTTGACGAAGGACTCTACCGAACCGTGGTCGCGCTGGCGTCCGCCTCCCAAGAGGTCAGAACCGGAGCCCTCTCCAAAACGCATTACCGCAAATTGGGTATTTGGATCACGATTCTGACGAGTCTCGGCGCGTTGCTGTTTCTCTGGTGGATCAGTCGGCCGGATCTTCGGCATCCGTATCGACGGATCAGGAAAGCAGAATATTGGGGAACAGGACAGGGCGGATTCGGCGGCAACTGGGGTGGGTTCGGAGGAGGAACGAGTGGAGAGGGATATACCTAG
- a CDS encoding DUF3386 family protein yields the protein MDAQTPERPTVADDPRAREALRKAFENTARWQKNFKGFTADLAVNVDGAETAGAIMVKGPREVSVQLPDGDIQKWAQEQLGMIAVHRGPRSFEESDGKYSLTMEEDGHPLGVKLHIHGSNSFYRLKNDRITQINRTMAHPGMAPFAFTINVEDSAVTQDGKYLTTRYTVYYYSPKDGKLNNVESFTDSHVRVGDSDLPGTRRIISYENGRVVVKSLTFSNHRLL from the coding sequence ATGGATGCACAGACGCCAGAGCGACCGACCGTAGCCGACGATCCCCGCGCGCGCGAAGCCTTGAGAAAGGCGTTTGAAAACACAGCCCGGTGGCAGAAAAACTTCAAAGGGTTCACGGCCGATCTGGCCGTCAACGTCGACGGGGCGGAGACCGCCGGGGCGATCATGGTCAAAGGCCCCCGTGAGGTTTCGGTGCAACTGCCCGACGGTGACATTCAGAAATGGGCGCAGGAGCAACTGGGCATGATTGCCGTTCATCGCGGACCGCGCAGTTTCGAGGAGTCCGACGGAAAGTATTCGCTGACCATGGAGGAGGATGGTCATCCGCTCGGCGTCAAGCTCCACATTCACGGCTCCAACTCGTTTTATCGATTGAAGAACGACCGGATCACCCAGATCAATCGGACGATGGCCCACCCCGGCATGGCCCCGTTCGCGTTCACGATCAACGTCGAGGATAGTGCCGTCACCCAGGACGGCAAGTATCTCACGACCAGATATACGGTCTACTACTACTCCCCCAAAGACGGCAAGCTGAACAACGTGGAGAGTTTCACCGACAGCCACGTACGGGTCGGGGACTCCGACCTGCCCGGTACAAGACGAATCATCAGCTATGAGAACGGCCGCGTGGTGGTTAAGAGCCTGACGTTTTCCAATCACCGGCTGTTGTGA
- a CDS encoding MoaD/ThiS family protein: protein MIKVRIPTPLRPLTKGKSEVEAQAGNIAAMIDTLNQAHPGLKDRLCDETGELRRFVNIYVNEEDIRFLKGKETSLNDGDEVSIVPAIAGG from the coding sequence ATGATTAAGGTTCGCATTCCGACTCCGCTCCGTCCGTTGACGAAGGGCAAAAGTGAGGTCGAGGCGCAGGCCGGCAACATCGCGGCCATGATCGACACGCTGAATCAGGCCCACCCGGGCCTAAAAGACCGACTCTGCGATGAAACCGGCGAGCTGCGGCGGTTCGTCAACATCTACGTCAACGAAGAGGATATCCGGTTTCTCAAGGGGAAAGAGACGTCGCTGAACGACGGCGACGAAGTGTCCATCGTGCCCGCCATCGCGGGAGGTTGA
- a CDS encoding phospholipase D-like domain-containing protein, whose amino-acid sequence MNGRPASSLNRNRCVLAVCLLWVLHGALDGQAAGATIEIYYAPEEAPLDRVVSLYDQARRYIYVSVYGFTSPRAAEGLVAARKRGVDVRLITDQERALDVKQRRALRILRLAGIPIRVNRHDGLMHLKQVVIDDAVNTSGSMNHTTSGNRYNDERLDVVTDHATTVKAREKFLAMWNDRERFEPWVEE is encoded by the coding sequence ATGAACGGCCGCCCGGCTTCCAGTCTCAACCGGAACAGATGTGTCCTTGCGGTCTGTCTGCTGTGGGTTCTGCACGGCGCGCTCGACGGTCAGGCCGCCGGCGCCACCATCGAGATCTACTATGCTCCGGAAGAAGCTCCGCTCGACAGGGTCGTGTCGCTGTATGACCAAGCCAGACGCTACATCTATGTGTCGGTCTACGGATTCACCTCGCCCCGCGCGGCGGAAGGGCTGGTGGCGGCCAGGAAACGGGGAGTCGACGTGCGGCTGATTACGGACCAGGAGCGCGCGCTCGACGTCAAGCAGCGGAGGGCGCTCCGCATCCTTCGCCTTGCGGGCATTCCCATCCGCGTCAATCGACACGACGGGCTGATGCATTTGAAACAGGTCGTGATCGACGACGCCGTCAACACGTCCGGCTCCATGAATCATACGACGAGCGGGAACCGATACAACGACGAACGGCTCGACGTTGTCACGGATCACGCGACGACGGTCAAGGCCCGTGAAAAATTCCTGGCGATGTGGAACGATCGGGAACGGTTCGAACCCTGGGTTGAGGAATGA
- a CDS encoding ATP-dependent Clp protease adaptor ClpS, with product MAESPTPVATPLATETPSTGAGDGLEARVVVYNCDCHTYQQVIGLFCECIPGMTASKAFELAWKIDHHGEAVVFTGDWKQAEEIAGKLGNGGLRVAVQ from the coding sequence ATGGCGGAATCCCCCACACCAGTCGCGACTCCCTTGGCTACGGAAACACCTTCGACCGGCGCTGGCGACGGTCTCGAGGCCCGCGTCGTCGTCTACAACTGCGACTGTCACACCTACCAACAGGTCATCGGGCTCTTTTGCGAATGTATTCCCGGGATGACCGCGTCCAAAGCCTTCGAGTTGGCCTGGAAGATCGATCATCATGGAGAAGCCGTCGTGTTCACCGGCGACTGGAAACAGGCGGAGGAGATTGCCGGAAAGCTGGGCAACGGCGGGTTGCGGGTGGCGGTTCAATAG
- the cysK gene encoding cysteine synthase A: MPLHKEITEAIGHTPLVRLNRLSKPGSATIYGKVEFFNPGGSVKDRICLNMINEAERQGKLKPGGTIVEPTSGNTGIGLALISAVRGYKLILVMPESMSMERASLLSSYGAQLVLTPAWEGMKGSIREAESLLAQNPSYFMPDQFSNPANPAMHRMTTAPEILEAMDGKIDAFVAAVGTGGTITGCGEVFKEHNPNVQVVAVEPAGSPVLSGGEPGPHKIQGIGAGFIPKVLNRKVIDRVTTVTDDEAYQTAKRISKQEGILVGISAGANVFAAQKIAEELGPGKNVVTILCDTGERYISIEKYFNI; this comes from the coding sequence ATGCCCCTGCACAAAGAGATCACCGAGGCGATCGGGCACACGCCGCTCGTGCGCCTGAACCGGCTGAGCAAGCCCGGCAGCGCGACCATCTACGGCAAGGTCGAGTTTTTCAACCCGGGCGGCAGCGTCAAGGATCGAATCTGCCTCAATATGATCAACGAGGCGGAACGGCAAGGCAAGCTCAAGCCCGGCGGTACGATCGTCGAGCCGACGAGCGGCAATACGGGCATCGGATTGGCTCTCATCTCTGCGGTCCGGGGGTACAAGCTCATTCTCGTCATGCCGGAGAGCATGAGCATGGAGCGTGCAAGCCTGTTGTCGTCGTATGGAGCCCAGTTGGTGCTGACTCCGGCCTGGGAAGGCATGAAGGGGTCGATTCGTGAAGCGGAAAGTTTACTCGCACAGAATCCGTCGTATTTCATGCCGGATCAATTTTCGAATCCGGCGAATCCAGCCATGCATCGCATGACGACGGCTCCGGAGATTCTCGAGGCGATGGACGGAAAGATCGACGCTTTTGTCGCGGCTGTGGGGACGGGGGGCACGATCACCGGGTGTGGAGAGGTGTTCAAGGAGCATAATCCGAACGTCCAAGTCGTCGCCGTCGAACCGGCCGGCTCCCCTGTTCTGTCCGGTGGAGAACCGGGTCCGCATAAGATCCAAGGAATCGGAGCGGGGTTCATTCCCAAGGTGCTGAACCGGAAGGTAATCGACCGCGTCACGACGGTGACGGACGACGAAGCCTACCAAACGGCCAAGCGGATCTCCAAGCAGGAAGGGATCCTGGTCGGGATTTCGGCCGGCGCCAATGTCTTCGCCGCACAGAAGATTGCGGAAGAACTGGGACCGGGGAAGAACGTGGTGACGATTCTGTGCGACACGGGTGAGCGCTATATCAGCATTGAAAAGTACTTCAATATCTGA
- the moeB gene encoding molybdopterin-synthase adenylyltransferase MoeB, translating into MELTEQQVQRYSRHIILQEVGGKGQLKLAGAKVLLIGAGGLGSPAALYLAAAGIGTIGLVDGDVVDLSNLQRQILHSTASLGQPKVESGRNTLAAINPEISIKTYHQLVDADNILPLIKEYDIVLDGSDNFATRFLVNDACFFAKKTLISASMFRFEGQLTTIKPHAGYPCYRCLYPEPPPAGLVPNCQEAGVLGVLAGTMGVLQASEAIKEILGIGETIADRLLIYDALEMKFRKVGRPKDPACRLCGPSPSITDLSTDYTVTCTI; encoded by the coding sequence ATGGAACTGACCGAACAGCAAGTCCAACGGTATAGCCGGCATATCATTCTTCAAGAGGTCGGAGGAAAAGGGCAACTCAAGCTCGCCGGCGCCAAGGTGCTGTTGATCGGCGCCGGAGGCCTTGGCTCACCGGCCGCCCTCTATCTGGCCGCCGCCGGAATCGGGACGATCGGACTGGTGGACGGCGACGTGGTCGATCTTTCCAATCTCCAGCGACAGATCCTTCATTCCACCGCCAGTCTCGGGCAGCCCAAAGTCGAGTCCGGCCGGAACACTTTGGCGGCGATCAATCCGGAGATCTCGATCAAGACGTATCATCAGCTCGTCGACGCCGACAACATCCTGCCGCTGATCAAGGAATACGATATCGTGCTGGACGGGTCTGATAATTTCGCGACGCGATTTTTGGTGAACGACGCCTGCTTTTTCGCCAAGAAAACGTTGATCTCCGCCAGCATGTTCCGTTTCGAGGGTCAGCTGACGACGATCAAGCCGCATGCCGGCTACCCCTGCTACCGATGTCTGTATCCGGAACCGCCGCCCGCCGGTTTGGTGCCGAATTGTCAGGAAGCCGGGGTGCTCGGTGTCTTGGCCGGCACCATGGGCGTGCTGCAGGCGTCCGAAGCGATCAAGGAGATCCTCGGCATCGGTGAGACCATCGCCGACCGCCTGCTGATCTATGACGCGCTTGAAATGAAATTTCGCAAGGTCGGGCGCCCCAAGGATCCGGCCTGCCGCCTCTGCGGTCCCAGCCCTTCCATTACGGATCTGAGCACGGACTACACGGTCACGTGCACGATTTAA
- the thiS gene encoding sulfur carrier protein ThiS: MQVKINGKVEEIFGGTVLDLLQAKKIEPQMVAVEVNDAMIERAQLATTMLKEGDRLEFLFYMGGGC, from the coding sequence ATGCAGGTCAAGATCAACGGCAAGGTCGAAGAGATATTCGGGGGAACGGTCTTGGACTTGCTGCAAGCCAAAAAGATTGAGCCCCAGATGGTGGCCGTAGAGGTCAACGACGCCATGATCGAGCGCGCTCAACTGGCCACGACGATGCTGAAGGAAGGCGACCGACTCGAGTTCCTGTTCTATATGGGGGGCGGTTGCTGA